The Streptomyces sp. CC0208 genome window below encodes:
- a CDS encoding cytidine deaminase, with protein MNLDQALIDAAVDLMDRRWRLDEPGGAAAIRLADGGILTSVGLDNLHGSVALCQETGAFIQAYTQDRAVVASACVCRDLEHHRILILPPCGVCQERLALWGPSVEVAVPQEDDPTGWEARTLAEVNPYYWGRQFADGQWPSGIQHAE; from the coding sequence ATGAACCTCGACCAGGCCCTCATAGATGCTGCCGTGGATCTGATGGATAGGCGTTGGCGCTTGGATGAGCCGGGTGGTGCAGCGGCTATTCGGCTAGCCGACGGTGGAATCCTTACCAGCGTTGGCCTCGACAACCTGCACGGCTCGGTCGCGCTGTGTCAGGAGACCGGGGCATTCATCCAGGCCTATACGCAGGACCGCGCCGTTGTCGCCTCCGCCTGCGTCTGCCGGGACTTGGAGCACCACAGGATTCTGATCCTTCCTCCCTGCGGTGTCTGCCAGGAGCGGCTCGCACTTTGGGGGCCGTCCGTGGAAGTCGCCGTCCCACAAGAAGATGACCCGACTGGGTGGGAAGCGCGGACCCTCGCAGAGGTGAACCCCTACTACTGGGGGCGACAATTCGCTGACGGACAGTGGCCTTCCGGAATACAGCATGCAGAGTGA
- a CDS encoding YfjP family GTPase, protein MTAVTDQDHTERAGDAGPENGEGTVEEPVEGDADMGGKDGHTRVESAQGGPARAGAGQRRAREEPAHARGEAGESPDGPVDADADAAGGWDDGLIARRVTAETEQAAAVEVRGPNAPPPAPLTYDGPLRSRLDALRELVGLSRARLDSRTLAEAGQVLDEAAARRRLSGQHTVVAIAGATGSGKSQLFNTLAGVAISETGVRRPTTAAPIACSWSDGSASLIERLGIPPRLRRRPLQSAESEAQLRGLVLIDLPDHDSAAVQHREHVDRILALVDAVIWVVDPEKYADAMLHERYLRPMAGHAEVMFIVLNQIDRLPGEAAEQVLDDLRRLLDEDGIALGEYGEPGATVLALSALTGDGIGELREALGQFVAERGAPARRIAADVDAAAWRLRPVYATGRRTGLSEEARDDFAARLADAVGATAAGEAAERAWLRNANRACGTPWLRLWRWYQDRREPATGRLPLRAHPDEEATARQRVEQAVRTLADRASAGLPAPWAQAVREAAVRGSQGLPEALDELTARAGLPPGRPPRPGWWPAAVLAQASMTLLQVAGGLWLVGQIVGVMAPNLGVPVLLMVAGIIGGPLVEWSCRMAARGPARRYGVEAERRLREAASGCGRARVLDPVAAELLRYREVREQYGRVVGV, encoded by the coding sequence ATGACCGCCGTCACGGATCAGGACCACACGGAGCGGGCGGGGGACGCCGGACCGGAGAACGGGGAGGGGACGGTCGAGGAACCCGTGGAGGGCGACGCGGACATGGGCGGGAAGGACGGGCACACGCGCGTGGAGAGTGCACAGGGCGGTCCCGCGCGGGCGGGAGCGGGGCAGCGGCGCGCGCGGGAGGAACCCGCACACGCGCGCGGAGAGGCCGGGGAATCCCCCGACGGGCCGGTCGACGCCGACGCCGACGCCGCGGGCGGCTGGGACGACGGGCTCATCGCACGCCGGGTCACCGCGGAAACCGAGCAGGCCGCTGCCGTGGAGGTCCGTGGTCCCAACGCCCCACCCCCGGCCCCGCTCACGTACGACGGCCCCCTGCGCTCCCGTCTGGACGCGCTGCGGGAGCTGGTCGGGCTCTCGCGGGCCCGGCTCGACAGCCGGACGCTCGCCGAGGCCGGCCAGGTCCTGGACGAGGCGGCCGCCCGGCGCAGGCTCTCCGGGCAGCACACCGTCGTCGCCATCGCCGGCGCGACGGGCAGCGGCAAGTCGCAGCTGTTCAACACGCTCGCCGGAGTGGCCATCTCGGAGACCGGCGTACGCCGGCCCACCACCGCCGCGCCGATCGCGTGCAGTTGGAGCGACGGTTCGGCGAGTCTCATCGAACGGCTCGGCATCCCGCCCCGGTTGCGGCGACGCCCGCTGCAGAGCGCCGAGTCGGAGGCACAGTTGCGCGGGCTCGTCCTCATCGACCTGCCCGACCACGACTCGGCGGCCGTTCAGCACCGCGAGCACGTGGACCGGATCCTGGCGCTCGTCGACGCCGTCATCTGGGTCGTCGACCCCGAGAAGTACGCCGACGCGATGCTGCACGAGCGCTATCTGCGCCCCATGGCGGGCCACGCGGAGGTCATGTTCATCGTCCTCAACCAGATCGACCGGCTGCCCGGGGAGGCCGCCGAGCAGGTCCTCGACGATCTGCGGCGGCTGCTGGACGAGGACGGGATCGCCCTTGGGGAGTACGGCGAACCGGGCGCGACCGTGCTCGCGCTGTCGGCGCTCACCGGGGACGGCATCGGTGAACTGCGGGAGGCGCTCGGTCAGTTCGTGGCGGAGCGCGGGGCTCCCGCGCGGCGGATCGCGGCCGACGTGGACGCGGCGGCCTGGCGGCTGCGGCCCGTGTACGCGACGGGCCGGCGCACCGGGCTGAGCGAGGAGGCGCGCGACGACTTCGCCGCCCGGCTCGCGGACGCGGTCGGTGCCACCGCGGCGGGCGAGGCGGCCGAACGCGCCTGGCTGCGCAACGCCAACCGCGCGTGCGGGACGCCCTGGCTGCGGCTGTGGCGCTGGTACCAGGACCGGCGCGAACCTGCCACGGGACGGCTGCCGTTGCGCGCCCACCCCGACGAGGAGGCGACCGCGCGGCAGCGTGTCGAGCAGGCCGTACGGACGCTCGCCGACCGGGCCTCGGCGGGACTGCCCGCGCCGTGGGCGCAGGCGGTGCGTGAGGCGGCCGTACGCGGCTCCCAGGGGCTGCCCGAGGCGCTGGACGAGCTGACGGCGAGGGCCGGGCTGCCGCCGGGCCGTCCGCCGCGTCCGGGCTGGTGGCCGGCGGCGGTGCTGGCTCAGGCGTCCATGACGCTCCTTCAAGTCGCCGGCGGACTCTGGCTGGTGGGCCAGATCGTCGGGGTCATGGCGCCGAACCTGGGGGTTCCGGTGCTGCTGATGGTGGCCGGCATCATCGGCGGCCCGCTCGTCGAGTGGAGCTGCCGGATGGCGGCGCGCGGGCCCGCGCGCCGGTACGGCGTGGAGGCGGAACGGCGGTTGCGGGAGGCGGCGTCCGGGTGCGGACGGGCGCGGGTGCTGGATCCGGTCGCGGCGGAGCTGCTGCGTTATCGGGAGGTTCGGGAGCAGTACGGCAGGGTCGTCGGGGTGTGA
- a CDS encoding single-stranded DNA-binding protein, giving the protein MNETMICAVGNVATQPVYRELATGASVRFRLAATARYLDREKNEWTDGHTNFFTVWANRQLATNVAGSINVGDPVVVQGRLKVRSETREGQSAWTSADIDAVAIGHDLARGTSAFRRTQRPENTVAGSTTQPEPAWETPSGEAADRQEPVAVT; this is encoded by the coding sequence ATGAACGAGACCATGATCTGCGCGGTGGGCAACGTGGCGACACAGCCGGTGTACCGGGAGTTGGCGACGGGTGCGTCGGTGCGGTTCCGGCTGGCGGCGACGGCGCGCTATCTGGACCGCGAGAAGAACGAATGGACGGACGGGCACACCAACTTCTTCACGGTGTGGGCCAATCGCCAGCTCGCCACCAACGTGGCCGGGTCGATCAACGTGGGTGATCCGGTGGTCGTGCAGGGCCGGTTGAAGGTGCGTTCGGAGACGCGTGAGGGGCAGTCGGCCTGGACCTCGGCCGACATCGACGCGGTGGCGATCGGCCATGACCTCGCGCGCGGCACCTCGGCCTTCCGGCGCACCCAGCGACCGGAGAACACCGTCGCGGGGTCGACCACGCAGCCGGAGCCTGCCTGGGAGACACCGTCGGGCGAGGCCGCGGACCGACAGGAACCCGTCGCGGTGACGTGA
- a CDS encoding dynamin family protein, whose protein sequence is MVTLDVRPQLLDALSALRDRVAAARFPLPLAGAPRARANRDELLAQLDDYLVPRLRDPEAPLLAVVGGSTGAGKSTLVNSLVGRRVSEAGVLRPTTRTPVLVCHPEDHHWFSGMRVLPDLTRVWVPHHEPGDELLLPGENPARVLRVETADTLPPGLALLDAPDVDSLVADNRTLAAELICAADVWIMVTTAARYADAVPWHLLRTAKEYDATLVTVLDRVPHQVVSEVSRQYGALLAKAGLGDVPRFTVPELPESAWGGGLLPATAVASLRTWLVHQAQDPAARQHAVARTAHGVLASLKSRMPELAAAAAAQYAAALRLTSAVEGAYDSEYARVRGRLQAGAVLAGDALKRWRAFPLDCTAAELLDALVESLGALLLCAVAAADERADEAWRREPAAAAPELTNRDPTAESAEHRIGMAVRRWRRELEEYAEEEIRDLDRGVAPDPETVAALVATALLGGRRARVAGEGLAERIGAHGALRLRDRGGRLLAEHLDRVVHTERERRLAPLDALDVHPEPQAELIAALSVLQKER, encoded by the coding sequence GTGGTGACCTTGGACGTACGGCCTCAGCTGCTCGACGCACTCTCCGCCCTGCGCGACCGTGTCGCCGCCGCACGCTTCCCGCTGCCCCTGGCGGGGGCCCCACGCGCGCGTGCCAACCGCGACGAACTGCTCGCCCAGCTCGACGACTATCTGGTGCCCCGGTTGAGGGACCCCGAAGCGCCGCTGCTGGCCGTGGTGGGCGGTTCCACCGGTGCCGGCAAGTCGACCCTCGTCAACTCCCTTGTGGGGCGGCGGGTGAGTGAGGCGGGCGTGCTGCGGCCCACCACCCGGACACCGGTGCTGGTCTGCCATCCGGAGGACCATCACTGGTTCAGCGGAATGCGCGTACTGCCCGACCTCACCCGCGTGTGGGTGCCCCACCACGAGCCCGGCGACGAACTCCTGCTGCCCGGCGAGAACCCCGCGCGCGTGCTGCGCGTCGAGACCGCCGACACCCTCCCGCCGGGCCTCGCGCTCCTGGACGCGCCCGACGTCGACTCCCTGGTGGCCGACAACCGCACACTCGCCGCCGAACTCATCTGCGCCGCCGACGTCTGGATCATGGTCACCACGGCCGCCCGCTACGCCGACGCCGTCCCCTGGCATCTCCTGCGCACCGCCAAGGAGTACGACGCCACGCTCGTGACCGTCCTCGACCGGGTGCCGCACCAGGTCGTCTCCGAGGTCTCGCGGCAGTACGGCGCCCTGCTCGCCAAGGCGGGCCTCGGCGACGTGCCCCGGTTCACGGTGCCGGAGCTGCCCGAGTCGGCCTGGGGCGGAGGGCTGTTGCCGGCCACCGCCGTGGCATCGCTGCGGACCTGGCTGGTCCACCAGGCGCAGGACCCCGCGGCCCGGCAGCACGCCGTCGCCCGTACGGCCCACGGTGTCCTCGCCTCCCTCAAGTCCCGGATGCCCGAGCTGGCCGCCGCGGCCGCCGCCCAGTACGCGGCCGCGCTACGGCTCACCAGCGCCGTCGAAGGGGCGTACGACAGCGAGTACGCGCGCGTGCGGGGGCGGCTCCAGGCCGGCGCCGTGCTCGCGGGTGACGCCCTCAAGCGCTGGCGGGCCTTCCCCCTCGACTGCACCGCCGCGGAGCTCCTGGACGCCCTGGTGGAGAGCCTGGGCGCACTCCTGCTGTGCGCGGTCGCCGCCGCCGACGAGCGTGCCGACGAGGCCTGGCGGCGTGAACCGGCCGCGGCCGCGCCGGAACTGACGAACCGTGACCCGACCGCGGAGAGCGCCGAACACCGGATCGGGATGGCCGTACGGCGCTGGCGGCGGGAGCTGGAGGAGTACGCCGAGGAGGAGATCCGCGACCTCGACCGCGGGGTCGCACCCGACCCGGAGACGGTCGCCGCGCTCGTCGCCACCGCACTCCTTGGCGGACGCCGGGCGCGGGTCGCCGGTGAGGGGCTCGCCGAGCGGATCGGCGCCCACGGGGCCCTGCGGCTGCGCGACCGGGGCGGACGGCTGCTCGCCGAGCACCTCGACCGGGTCGTGCACACCGAACGCGAGCGCCGGCTCGCCCCGCTCGACGCACTCGACGTACACCCCGAACCCCAGGCCGAACTCATCGCCGCGCTGTCCGTACTGCAGAAGGAGAGGTGA
- a CDS encoding TQXA domain-containing protein → MFSAFSALSVRGRGAARLAAITLVSGLLAAGATVAAAGTASADEAAQNQRGATATIGGLKTYGDAVIHETDGDLQVSAGLFEMSVEGGGTLQTYCVDLYNPTQKDAKYHETDWSGTSLGANKDAGRIRWILENSYPQVNDLAELAAKAGIAAGLTEQDAAAGTQVAIWRYSDDADVDAADPQAEKLADYLENSARDIAEPAASLTLDPPAVSGRPGELLGPVTVHTNAAGATVTPPADAAMSGVRIVGKDGRPATSASNGSELYFDVPEDAAGGSADLTVQASTTVPVGRAFASESRSQTQILAGSSESTVSATVSATWAKQGAVPALSAVRNCTEGGLDITAVNQGDEEFAFELMGTEYAIAAGESRTVTVPLQEDQAYDFTITGPDGLAKRFTGVLDCRTRSSETGATTQTLSEPSPATVALPTTDVNLAETGGSATTPLIAGTAIALVVIGGAALVLTGRKQNRARD, encoded by the coding sequence GTGTTTTCTGCGTTCTCTGCGCTGTCCGTGCGCGGACGGGGTGCGGCTCGCCTCGCGGCCATCACGCTCGTCTCCGGCCTGCTCGCCGCCGGTGCGACGGTGGCCGCCGCCGGCACGGCGTCGGCGGACGAGGCGGCGCAGAACCAGAGAGGGGCGACCGCCACCATAGGGGGCCTGAAGACCTACGGCGACGCGGTGATACACGAGACCGACGGCGATCTCCAGGTGTCGGCCGGGCTGTTCGAGATGTCCGTCGAGGGCGGCGGAACCCTCCAGACGTACTGCGTCGACCTCTACAACCCCACGCAGAAGGACGCCAAGTACCACGAGACCGACTGGAGCGGCACCTCGCTGGGCGCCAACAAGGATGCGGGCAGGATCCGTTGGATCCTGGAGAACTCCTACCCCCAGGTCAACGATCTCGCGGAGCTCGCCGCCAAGGCCGGTATCGCCGCGGGACTGACCGAGCAGGACGCGGCGGCCGGCACCCAGGTGGCGATCTGGCGCTACTCGGACGACGCGGACGTCGACGCCGCCGACCCGCAGGCGGAGAAGCTCGCGGACTACTTGGAGAACAGCGCCCGTGACATCGCGGAGCCGGCGGCGTCGCTGACACTCGACCCGCCCGCGGTCTCCGGCCGGCCCGGCGAGCTGCTCGGCCCGGTGACGGTGCACACCAACGCGGCCGGTGCCACGGTCACCCCGCCGGCGGACGCGGCCATGAGCGGCGTGCGGATCGTCGGCAAGGACGGCAGGCCGGCGACCTCCGCGAGCAACGGCAGCGAGCTCTACTTCGACGTCCCCGAGGACGCGGCGGGGGGTTCGGCCGACCTGACCGTGCAGGCCTCGACCACCGTGCCGGTCGGCCGTGCGTTCGCCTCCGAGAGCCGGAGCCAGACCCAGATCCTCGCCGGCTCAAGCGAGTCGACGGTCTCGGCCACGGTGAGCGCGACCTGGGCGAAGCAGGGTGCCGTACCGGCCCTCTCCGCGGTGCGGAACTGCACCGAGGGCGGCCTGGACATCACGGCGGTGAACCAGGGCGACGAGGAGTTCGCCTTCGAGCTGATGGGCACGGAGTACGCCATCGCGGCCGGCGAGTCCCGGACCGTGACGGTCCCCCTCCAGGAGGACCAGGCGTACGACTTCACGATCACCGGCCCCGACGGACTCGCCAAGCGCTTCACCGGCGTCCTCGACTGCCGCACCCGCAGCAGCGAGACCGGCGCCACGACCCAGACCCTCAGCGAGCCCAGCCCCGCCACGGTGGCCCTCCCCACCACCGACGTCAACCTCGCCGAGACGGGCGGCTCCGCGACCACCCCGCTGATCGCCGGTACCGCCATCGCCCTGGTCGTGATCGGGGGCGCCGCACTGGTCCTCACCGGCAGGAAGCAGAACCGGGCGCGGGACTGA
- a CDS encoding site-specific integrase, with amino-acid sequence METTYDVKIYKILTYKGARKTTYTVRWVVAGKRWREPFDTVALAEGFRSELIQATGKGEAFVIATGLPVSHRSKSAAMSWYKFAVQYVDARWSQLGGNSRKNTAKTLTAATIALLRAKPTQFDPMAVRTALREWAFNANRRPDAPRDVAAILRWVERNSLPVSVWEDPEKVDDVLRAMDTRLDGKQAAAWSRKRHRRILNVVMRYAIRRRILRTNPLPKGKEATTATKTSNAVDKRSLMNADQAAALLDWIRRRPRGGKRLHAFFATLYYCGPRPEEAVAMRVRDVRLPDVDADDQWCELMIHTATPEVGKQWTDTGEIHERRDLKGRAEGDTRTVPGHPALTRILRQHIEDEGLKPGDLLFQGENGSILAGSVIRRAWRSARQAVLAPHVFDSPTGKRVYDNRHTRLTKWLNDGIPPAQVAEWAGNSVPVLLATYARCVDGQLPDLKKRLEAAGDLPEPPDAG; translated from the coding sequence ATGGAGACGACATACGACGTCAAGATCTACAAGATCCTCACGTACAAGGGCGCCCGCAAGACCACGTACACCGTGCGCTGGGTGGTCGCCGGTAAGCGCTGGCGTGAGCCCTTCGACACCGTCGCGCTCGCTGAGGGCTTTCGCTCCGAACTGATCCAAGCCACGGGCAAGGGCGAAGCCTTCGTCATCGCTACCGGGCTGCCGGTCTCCCACCGTTCCAAGTCGGCCGCGATGAGCTGGTACAAGTTCGCCGTTCAGTATGTCGATGCGCGCTGGTCCCAACTTGGCGGCAACAGCCGCAAGAACACCGCCAAGACCCTCACGGCGGCCACCATTGCCCTGCTCCGCGCCAAGCCCACCCAGTTCGATCCCATGGCCGTGCGCACAGCGTTGCGAGAGTGGGCGTTCAACGCGAATCGCCGGCCGGATGCTCCGCGGGACGTGGCGGCCATCCTGCGATGGGTGGAGCGGAACTCCCTTCCTGTCTCGGTCTGGGAGGACCCGGAGAAGGTCGACGACGTCCTACGGGCCATGGACACGCGGCTCGACGGCAAGCAGGCGGCAGCGTGGTCCCGCAAACGCCACCGCCGAATCCTCAACGTCGTCATGAGGTACGCCATCAGGCGGCGGATCCTGCGGACCAACCCCCTCCCCAAGGGCAAGGAGGCGACGACAGCCACCAAGACCAGCAACGCCGTTGACAAGCGCAGTTTGATGAACGCCGATCAGGCGGCAGCGCTCCTCGACTGGATCCGTCGGCGTCCGCGGGGAGGCAAGCGTCTGCACGCCTTCTTTGCCACGCTGTACTACTGCGGACCGCGCCCCGAAGAGGCTGTCGCCATGCGCGTGCGGGACGTGCGCCTGCCCGACGTCGACGCTGACGACCAGTGGTGCGAACTGATGATCCACACCGCGACTCCCGAAGTCGGCAAGCAATGGACCGACACGGGAGAGATTCACGAACGGCGCGACCTCAAGGGCCGTGCTGAAGGGGACACACGCACGGTGCCGGGCCATCCCGCGCTGACGCGCATCCTGCGGCAGCACATCGAAGACGAAGGGCTCAAGCCGGGTGATCTTCTCTTCCAGGGTGAGAACGGCAGCATCCTCGCGGGCTCCGTGATCCGACGGGCCTGGCGCAGCGCTCGTCAGGCGGTCTTGGCTCCGCACGTCTTCGACTCGCCGACCGGCAAACGCGTGTACGACAACCGGCACACCCGCCTCACCAAATGGCTGAACGACGGGATCCCACCCGCGCAGGTCGCCGAGTGGGCCGGCAACAGTGTGCCCGTGCTGCTGGCCACATACGCCCGGTGTGTCGACGGACAACTGCCGGACCTGAAGAAGCGACTTGAAGCCGCCGGCGACCTCCCCGAGCCGCCCGACGCTGGTTGA